The following are encoded in a window of Panicum virgatum strain AP13 chromosome 5N, P.virgatum_v5, whole genome shotgun sequence genomic DNA:
- the LOC120673591 gene encoding casein kinase 1-like protein HD16 isoform X2 — translation MDDFDSGGRSGDKAGAGPGDDGGAPPLPRTVQIGNSPTYKLERKLGKGGFGQVYVGRRISAPRLSDRNPGSNALEVALKFEHQTSKGCNYGAPYEWQVYNTLSGNHGVPRVHYKGKQAEFYIMVMDMLGPSLWDVWNNNSHSMSVEMVACIGIEAISILEKMHSKGYVHGDVKPENFLLGPPGTPDEKKLFLVDLGLATKWKDAGTGHHVEYDQRPDIFRGTVRYASVHAHLGRTGTRRDDLESLAYTLIFLLRGRLPWQGYQGENKGFLVCKKKMATSPESLCGICPQPFRHFVEYVVNLKFDEEPNYAKCISLFDGIVGPNPDIRPINTDGAQKLIYQVGQKRGRLVVDENDDEQPKKKIRMGMPATQWISVYNARRPMKQRYHYNVADNRLLQHIQKGNEDGLFISSVASCSNLWALIMDAGTGFTSQVYELSHHFLHKEWIMEQWEKNFYITALAGANNGSSLVIMSRGTQYAQQSYKVSDSFPFKWINKKWKEGFYVTAMATAGSRWAVVMSRNAGFSAQVVELDFLYPSEGIHMRWDNGYRITATAATWDQAAFILSVPRRKPTDETQETLRTSAFPSQHVKDKWSKNLYLASICYGRSVS, via the exons ATGGACGACTTCGACAGCGGTGGCCGGAGCGGGGACAAGGCAGGCGCCGGCCCGGGCGACGACGGGGgcgccccgccgctgccccggACG GTACAAATTGGAAATTCACCAACCTATAAGCTTGAAAGGAAGCTTGGAAAGGGAGGATTTGGACAAGTATATGTTGGTCGACGTATTTCTGCCCCTCGTCTCAGTGACCGGAACCCTGGTTCAAATGCTTTAGAG GTTGCACTGAAATTTGAACATCAAACTAGCAAAGGATGCAACTATGGAGCTCCTTATGAGTGGCAAGTTTACAA CACTCTTAGTGGAAACCATGGTGTCCCACGGGTACACTACAAAGGAAAGCAGGCCGAGTTTTATATCATG GTTATGGATATGCTGGGACCAAGCCTATGGGATGTTTGGAATAACAATTCCCACTC AATGTCTGTTGAGATGGTTGCTTGCATAGGCATAGAGGCAATCTCCATACTGGAGAAGATGCACTCTAAAGG GTATGTCCATGGTGATGTGAAACCTGAGAACTTCTTGCTTGGTCCTCCTGGTACCCCAGATGAGAAGAAGCTTTTTCTTGTTGACCTTGGACTGG CCACTAAATGGAAGGATGCTGGTACGGGACACCATGTCGAATATGATCAGAGACCTGATATCTTTAG GGGCACTGTTCGCTATGCTAGTGTGCATGcccacttgggaagaactgggACCAGGAGAGATGACCTTGAATCCCTCGCATACACACTTATTTTTCTTCTCCGTGGTCGCCTCCCTTGGCAAGGATACCAG GGAGAGAACAAAGGTTTTCTCGTCTGCAAGAAAAAGATGGCGACATCTCCAGAGTCTTTGTGTGGAATTTGCCCACAACCTTTCCGGCATTTTGTTGAGTATGTCGTGAACTTGAAATTTGACGAAGAACCAAACTATGCGAAGTGCATTTCTCTTTTTGATGGCATTGTTGGCCCAAATCCAGACATAAGACCGATAAACACAGATGGTGCTCAGAAG CTAATATACCAGGTTGGCCAGAAGAGAGGCCGCTTAGTAGTGGATGAAAACGATGATGAACAACCTAAGAAGAAGATCAGAATGGGGATGCCGGCAACTCAGTGGATTAGTGTGTACAATGCCCGTCGACCTATGAAACAGAG GTACCACTACAATGTAGCTGATAATAGATTACTACAGCATATTCAAAAGGGAAATGAAGATGGTTTGTTTATTAGTTCAGTTGCCTCATGCTCAAATCTGTGGGCTTTAATTATGGATGCTGGAACTGGTTTTACATCACAAGTATACGAACTCTCTCATCACTTTCTGCACAAG GAATGGATAATGGAGCAGTGGGAGAAAAATTTCTATATCACCGCACTGGCCGGTGCAAATAATGGCAGCTCTCTGGTGATCATGTCAAGAG GAACGCAATATGCACAGCAGTCCTACAAAGTAAGTGATTCATTTCCCTTCAAATGGATAAACAAAAAATGGAAAGAGGGCTTTTATGTTACTGCTATGGCAACCGCTGGGAGCCGATGGGCAGTTGTCATGTCCCGCAATGCTGGTTTCAGTGCTCAG GTAGTGGAGCTTGACTTCTTATATCCAAGTGAAGGCATCCACATGCGTTGGGACAATGGTTATCGCATCACGGCCACAGCTGCCACGTGGGACCAGGCGGCCTTTATCTTGAGTGTCCCTAGGAGAAAGCCTACTGATGAAACACAGGAGACCCTGAGGACATCTGCTTTCCCCAGCCAGCATGTgaag GATAAATGGTCCAAGAACCTCTACCTTGCTTCCATTTGCTATGGAAGATCCGTATCATGA
- the LOC120673591 gene encoding casein kinase 1-like protein HD16 isoform X1 has translation MDDFDSGGRSGDKAGAGPGDDGGAPPLPRTVQIGNSPTYKLERKLGKGGFGQVYVGRRISAPRLSDRNPGSNALEVALKFEHQTSKGCNYGAPYEWQVYNTLSGNHGVPRVHYKGKQAEFYIMVMDMLGPSLWDVWNNNSHSMSVEMVACIGIEAISILEKMHSKGYVHGDVKPENFLLGPPGTPDEKKLFLVDLGLATKWKDAGTGHHVEYDQRPDIFRFGWKYLYDVLYHAHCFIVMLLSYAFCFINRGTVRYASVHAHLGRTGTRRDDLESLAYTLIFLLRGRLPWQGYQGENKGFLVCKKKMATSPESLCGICPQPFRHFVEYVVNLKFDEEPNYAKCISLFDGIVGPNPDIRPINTDGAQKLIYQVGQKRGRLVVDENDDEQPKKKIRMGMPATQWISVYNARRPMKQRYHYNVADNRLLQHIQKGNEDGLFISSVASCSNLWALIMDAGTGFTSQVYELSHHFLHKEWIMEQWEKNFYITALAGANNGSSLVIMSRGTQYAQQSYKVSDSFPFKWINKKWKEGFYVTAMATAGSRWAVVMSRNAGFSAQVVELDFLYPSEGIHMRWDNGYRITATAATWDQAAFILSVPRRKPTDETQETLRTSAFPSQHVKDKWSKNLYLASICYGRSVS, from the exons ATGGACGACTTCGACAGCGGTGGCCGGAGCGGGGACAAGGCAGGCGCCGGCCCGGGCGACGACGGGGgcgccccgccgctgccccggACG GTACAAATTGGAAATTCACCAACCTATAAGCTTGAAAGGAAGCTTGGAAAGGGAGGATTTGGACAAGTATATGTTGGTCGACGTATTTCTGCCCCTCGTCTCAGTGACCGGAACCCTGGTTCAAATGCTTTAGAG GTTGCACTGAAATTTGAACATCAAACTAGCAAAGGATGCAACTATGGAGCTCCTTATGAGTGGCAAGTTTACAA CACTCTTAGTGGAAACCATGGTGTCCCACGGGTACACTACAAAGGAAAGCAGGCCGAGTTTTATATCATG GTTATGGATATGCTGGGACCAAGCCTATGGGATGTTTGGAATAACAATTCCCACTC AATGTCTGTTGAGATGGTTGCTTGCATAGGCATAGAGGCAATCTCCATACTGGAGAAGATGCACTCTAAAGG GTATGTCCATGGTGATGTGAAACCTGAGAACTTCTTGCTTGGTCCTCCTGGTACCCCAGATGAGAAGAAGCTTTTTCTTGTTGACCTTGGACTGG CCACTAAATGGAAGGATGCTGGTACGGGACACCATGTCGAATATGATCAGAGACCTGATATCTTTAGGTTTGGTTGGAAATATTTGTATGATGTCCTTTACCATGCACATTGCTTCATTGTAATGCTTTTGTCATATGCtttttgcttcataaacagGGGCACTGTTCGCTATGCTAGTGTGCATGcccacttgggaagaactgggACCAGGAGAGATGACCTTGAATCCCTCGCATACACACTTATTTTTCTTCTCCGTGGTCGCCTCCCTTGGCAAGGATACCAG GGAGAGAACAAAGGTTTTCTCGTCTGCAAGAAAAAGATGGCGACATCTCCAGAGTCTTTGTGTGGAATTTGCCCACAACCTTTCCGGCATTTTGTTGAGTATGTCGTGAACTTGAAATTTGACGAAGAACCAAACTATGCGAAGTGCATTTCTCTTTTTGATGGCATTGTTGGCCCAAATCCAGACATAAGACCGATAAACACAGATGGTGCTCAGAAG CTAATATACCAGGTTGGCCAGAAGAGAGGCCGCTTAGTAGTGGATGAAAACGATGATGAACAACCTAAGAAGAAGATCAGAATGGGGATGCCGGCAACTCAGTGGATTAGTGTGTACAATGCCCGTCGACCTATGAAACAGAG GTACCACTACAATGTAGCTGATAATAGATTACTACAGCATATTCAAAAGGGAAATGAAGATGGTTTGTTTATTAGTTCAGTTGCCTCATGCTCAAATCTGTGGGCTTTAATTATGGATGCTGGAACTGGTTTTACATCACAAGTATACGAACTCTCTCATCACTTTCTGCACAAG GAATGGATAATGGAGCAGTGGGAGAAAAATTTCTATATCACCGCACTGGCCGGTGCAAATAATGGCAGCTCTCTGGTGATCATGTCAAGAG GAACGCAATATGCACAGCAGTCCTACAAAGTAAGTGATTCATTTCCCTTCAAATGGATAAACAAAAAATGGAAAGAGGGCTTTTATGTTACTGCTATGGCAACCGCTGGGAGCCGATGGGCAGTTGTCATGTCCCGCAATGCTGGTTTCAGTGCTCAG GTAGTGGAGCTTGACTTCTTATATCCAAGTGAAGGCATCCACATGCGTTGGGACAATGGTTATCGCATCACGGCCACAGCTGCCACGTGGGACCAGGCGGCCTTTATCTTGAGTGTCCCTAGGAGAAAGCCTACTGATGAAACACAGGAGACCCTGAGGACATCTGCTTTCCCCAGCCAGCATGTgaag GATAAATGGTCCAAGAACCTCTACCTTGCTTCCATTTGCTATGGAAGATCCGTATCATGA
- the LOC120673591 gene encoding casein kinase 1-like protein HD16 isoform X3, with the protein MDDFDSGGRSGDKAGAGPGDDGGAPPLPRTVQIGNSPTYKLERKLGKGGFGQVYVGRRISAPRLSDRNPGSNALEVALKFEHQTSKGCNYGAPYEWQVYNTLSGNHGVPRVHYKGKQAEFYIMVMDMLGPSLWDVWNNNSHSYVHGDVKPENFLLGPPGTPDEKKLFLVDLGLATKWKDAGTGHHVEYDQRPDIFRGTVRYASVHAHLGRTGTRRDDLESLAYTLIFLLRGRLPWQGYQGENKGFLVCKKKMATSPESLCGICPQPFRHFVEYVVNLKFDEEPNYAKCISLFDGIVGPNPDIRPINTDGAQKLIYQVGQKRGRLVVDENDDEQPKKKIRMGMPATQWISVYNARRPMKQRYHYNVADNRLLQHIQKGNEDGLFISSVASCSNLWALIMDAGTGFTSQVYELSHHFLHKEWIMEQWEKNFYITALAGANNGSSLVIMSRGTQYAQQSYKVSDSFPFKWINKKWKEGFYVTAMATAGSRWAVVMSRNAGFSAQVVELDFLYPSEGIHMRWDNGYRITATAATWDQAAFILSVPRRKPTDETQETLRTSAFPSQHVKDKWSKNLYLASICYGRSVS; encoded by the exons ATGGACGACTTCGACAGCGGTGGCCGGAGCGGGGACAAGGCAGGCGCCGGCCCGGGCGACGACGGGGgcgccccgccgctgccccggACG GTACAAATTGGAAATTCACCAACCTATAAGCTTGAAAGGAAGCTTGGAAAGGGAGGATTTGGACAAGTATATGTTGGTCGACGTATTTCTGCCCCTCGTCTCAGTGACCGGAACCCTGGTTCAAATGCTTTAGAG GTTGCACTGAAATTTGAACATCAAACTAGCAAAGGATGCAACTATGGAGCTCCTTATGAGTGGCAAGTTTACAA CACTCTTAGTGGAAACCATGGTGTCCCACGGGTACACTACAAAGGAAAGCAGGCCGAGTTTTATATCATG GTTATGGATATGCTGGGACCAAGCCTATGGGATGTTTGGAATAACAATTCCCACTC GTATGTCCATGGTGATGTGAAACCTGAGAACTTCTTGCTTGGTCCTCCTGGTACCCCAGATGAGAAGAAGCTTTTTCTTGTTGACCTTGGACTGG CCACTAAATGGAAGGATGCTGGTACGGGACACCATGTCGAATATGATCAGAGACCTGATATCTTTAG GGGCACTGTTCGCTATGCTAGTGTGCATGcccacttgggaagaactgggACCAGGAGAGATGACCTTGAATCCCTCGCATACACACTTATTTTTCTTCTCCGTGGTCGCCTCCCTTGGCAAGGATACCAG GGAGAGAACAAAGGTTTTCTCGTCTGCAAGAAAAAGATGGCGACATCTCCAGAGTCTTTGTGTGGAATTTGCCCACAACCTTTCCGGCATTTTGTTGAGTATGTCGTGAACTTGAAATTTGACGAAGAACCAAACTATGCGAAGTGCATTTCTCTTTTTGATGGCATTGTTGGCCCAAATCCAGACATAAGACCGATAAACACAGATGGTGCTCAGAAG CTAATATACCAGGTTGGCCAGAAGAGAGGCCGCTTAGTAGTGGATGAAAACGATGATGAACAACCTAAGAAGAAGATCAGAATGGGGATGCCGGCAACTCAGTGGATTAGTGTGTACAATGCCCGTCGACCTATGAAACAGAG GTACCACTACAATGTAGCTGATAATAGATTACTACAGCATATTCAAAAGGGAAATGAAGATGGTTTGTTTATTAGTTCAGTTGCCTCATGCTCAAATCTGTGGGCTTTAATTATGGATGCTGGAACTGGTTTTACATCACAAGTATACGAACTCTCTCATCACTTTCTGCACAAG GAATGGATAATGGAGCAGTGGGAGAAAAATTTCTATATCACCGCACTGGCCGGTGCAAATAATGGCAGCTCTCTGGTGATCATGTCAAGAG GAACGCAATATGCACAGCAGTCCTACAAAGTAAGTGATTCATTTCCCTTCAAATGGATAAACAAAAAATGGAAAGAGGGCTTTTATGTTACTGCTATGGCAACCGCTGGGAGCCGATGGGCAGTTGTCATGTCCCGCAATGCTGGTTTCAGTGCTCAG GTAGTGGAGCTTGACTTCTTATATCCAAGTGAAGGCATCCACATGCGTTGGGACAATGGTTATCGCATCACGGCCACAGCTGCCACGTGGGACCAGGCGGCCTTTATCTTGAGTGTCCCTAGGAGAAAGCCTACTGATGAAACACAGGAGACCCTGAGGACATCTGCTTTCCCCAGCCAGCATGTgaag GATAAATGGTCCAAGAACCTCTACCTTGCTTCCATTTGCTATGGAAGATCCGTATCATGA